The genomic window TGTGCCTCAACGGTCTGCGCGACCTACCTTTCGCATCTTTGAGAAAGGTAGCATCCATGAGATCGTTGGTCCATGGACTCGCTGAAGCTGCTGGCTCACCCGGTCCGTCTGCGCATCATCCACGCGCTGCGCGGCGGCCGCGTGCTGACCGCCGGCGCGTTGGGCGACCGCGTCGGCGACGTCTCCAGGGCCACGGTGTACCGGCACCTGGACCTGCTGACCGAGGCCGGGGTGCTGGAGGTCGCCGAGGAGCGGCGGGTGCGCGGCGCGGCGGAGCGCCACTACCGCCTGCACAGCGGGCGCGCGGGCCTGGACCCCGAGCGGCTCGCCGCGCTGACCAAGGACGACCACCGGGTGGGCTTCGCCGCGGCGACCGCCGCGCTGCAGGCCGAGTTCGCGGCGTACCTCGAGGATCAGGACTCTGATCCGACGGCCGATCTGGTCGGCTACCGGCAGCACGCGGTCTGGCTCAGCCGCGAGGAGCTCCAGACGCTGATCGAGGCACTGCGCGCGGCGATCCTGCCGGTGCTGGAGAACGAGGCGACGGCGGAACGGGCTCAATACCTGTTGAGCCCCATTCTCTTCCCTATCGACCGGTCCTGATACTCACCGCGTCATTTGCCCTCGTCAAAGCACTGAGATTCACCTGTCCCCCGATTCACACCGGTTCAACCCTCGATCCGACCCTTTATTCATCACCATGCGTGAGTTAGGCTGACCGTCAGTTAGTTAGCGTACGAAAGCTAACTTGTGCCACCTGGAAAGGATCAGGCGTATGACTCTCGCGGACTCCTCGACCGAAGTCCTCGCCGTCCCCGCCGAACGCGGAGCCTGTCCGTTCGACCCGCCGCCCGCCTACGACCGAGCCCGCGAACACGACCCCGTCGCCCCGGTGAGGCTGTTCGACGGCACCACCGCGTGGATGCTCACCCGGCACCAGGACGTCCGGGCCGTGCTGCAGGACCGCCGGTTCAGCGCCGACGCCACCAAGGCCGGATTCCCGTTCCTGAGCCCGGGGCGCCGCGAGCTGGCCACCGGCAGCCCCACCTTCATCAGGATGGACGATCCCGAGCACGCCCGGCTGCGGCGCATGCTCACCTCGGACTTCATCATCAAACGGGTGGAGGAGATGCGGCCGCAGGTGCGGGCGATCGCGGTGGAGCTGCTGGACGCGATGACCCGCGGCCGCGACCACGCCGACCTGGTCACCGAGTTCGCGCTCCCGCTGCCCTCGTTGGTGATCTGCCTGCTGCTGGGCGTCCCGTACGAGGACCACGCCTACTTCCAGAAGTGCAGCAGCACCCTGCTGAACGCCAACTCCAGCGCCGACCAGGTCCACCAGGCCCGCGAGGACCTGAACGCGTACATCAAGCAGCTGGCCGAGTCCAAGCGGGCCGGCGGCGACGAGGACATCATCGGCCGCCTGATGCGCCGCGAGGACCTCTCCCCGGACGAGGTCGCGACGATGGGCACGCTGCTGCTGGTGGCCGGGCACGAGACGACCGCCAACATGACGTCCCTGTCGATCCTGACGCTGCTGCGCGACCCGGAGCAGATGGCGCGGCTGCGCGAGGACAACAGCCTGATCCGCGGCGCGGTCGAGGAACTCCTGCGCTACCTGTCGATCGTGCACACCGGACTGCCCCGGGTCGCGACCGAGGACGTCGAGGTGAACGGCCGCACCATCCGGGCCGGCGACGGCGTGCTGCTGATGATCAACACGGCCAACCGCGACTCCGAGGCGTTCCCCGGCGCCGACGCCCTGGACGTCGGCCGGGACGCCCGGCGGCACCTGGCCTTCGGCTTCGGCGTGCACCAGTGCCTGGGCCAGCCGCTGGCCCGGGCCGAACTGCAGATCGCGCTGGACGTGCTGCTCAACGGACTGCCGAACCTGCGGCTGGCCGTGCCCTTCGAGCAGATCCCCTTCCGCCACGACATGCTGATCTACGGCGTGCACCGCCTGCCGATCGCATGGTGAGCCCGGAAAGGAGCGTCACGATGCGGGTCCAGGCCGACCGGACCAAGTGCATGGGCGCCGGGATGTGCGCGCTGAACGCGCCGGAGGTGTTCGACCAGGACGAGGAAGAGGGCCTGGTCGTGGTGCTCGACGCCGAGCCGCCCGCGCAGCGGCGGTTCGCGGTGCGCGACGCGGCGCAGCTGTGCCCCGCCTCCGCGATCAGCCTGGTGGAAGACGAGGGCTGACAGGGCTGACAGGGCTGGCAGGACTGACATGACCGACGGCCGGAACGCCGCCGCGGCGGCGTTCCGGCCATGACGATCTCCTTGCGGCGTTTATATCAGGACCCGTTGACACTTGCCGGATTCGTTCCTAATCTCCGCGACGTGCCAATAGGCGCATGCCACCACCCTCGCCCCATGGAGATCCCATGCTCAAGCGAACCGCGGCGATGTTCGCCGCGGCGGCCGTGACCATCACGGCCGCCCTCACCCTGACCGCCGGTACGGCGTCCGCCGGCACGGCGACGGCCGGCCCGGCCACCGCGCCCCGCCCGGCGGCCGTCCACGTCACGCTGGCGAGCACCATCGCGCTGGACGACTGCTCGGCCTCGCTCGTGCGCTACCCGAACTCGCAGGCCGGCGACCAGGCCCTGATGCTCACCGCGGGGCACTGCTTCGAGGGCGGCATGCCGTCGGCCGGCCAGGTCCTGCAGAACGTGCCCAGCAGCCGCTCCGGCACGCTGCTCGACGGGTCCGGCGGCGAGCTCGGCACCGTGCAGGCCGACAAGCTGCTGTACGCGACGATGACCAACACCGACATCTCCGTGTACGAGCTCACCGACACGTTCGCCACGCTGCAGAGCGAGTACGGCGTCACGCCGCTCACCATCTCGGCGGGCCACCCGGTCAGCGGCGACACCATCGCCATACCCTCGGCCTACTGGGACCGGACGTGGAGCTGCACCCTGAACGGGTTCGCCGCCACGGTCGAGGAGGACCAGTGGACCTGGCACGACTCGCTGCGCTATGGCCGGACCGGGTGCGCCGTCATCGGCGGCAGCTCCGGCTCCCCGGACGTGGACACCAGCACCGGCCAGGTCGTCGGGGTGAACAACACCATCAACGAGAACGGCCAGAAGTGCACGCTGGACAACCCGTGCGAGGTCGGCGCCAACGGCACCATCACCTACCGGCGCGGGCAGGGCTACGGGCAGGAGACGTACTGGATCACCACCTGCCTGAACGCCTCGAGGGCGATCGACCTGACCGTGTCGGGGTGCCTGCTTCCGAGGCCGTGAGGCTTCGGTGAAAGAAGCAAGGGCCGAGCCCCTGTCGTCGAAGGCGACAGGGGCCCGGCCCACACCGAACGCGTGTCTGGCCGGAGCGCGTCAGCGCCCCTGCCGAAGCTTGGCCAGCGCCTCGGCGAGCAGCTTCTCGCCGTCGGCATCGCTGCGCCGCTCACGGACGTAGGCCAGATGGGTCTTGAACGGAGCCGCCGTCGCCGCCGGCGGCGGGTTCTCGCGGTCCAGCCCGGCGGGCTGGCCGCACGTCTGGCACTCCCAGGTCTCCGGCACGACCGCCTCGGCGGCGAACACTGCCGGGGTCGAGTGGCCGTCGGCGCACCAGAAGGTCACCACGACGCGCTCGACAGAATTACCACGATCGGACTCGCCCATCGGGCCCGCGCCGATCCTGCTTCCACGGATTCCACTGCTGCGGGACATAGCCAGCCTCCCCGGACTCGAAGCGTCCCGGCCGTCAGCTCGAACGGACTGCCGAGTGCGCCTGACCATCACACCAGAAGAACTCCCGAGCCCCGCCCCGTCGTTGGGAAATGGAGGGGGCAGGGCGGCGGGGTTCAAGCCGGCGTCAGCGCCTTACAGGCCGCGGACGTCCTCAGCCTGCGGGCCCTTGGGACCCTGGGTCACGTTGAACTCCACAGCCTGGTTCTCCTCCAGGTTGCGGTAGCCGCTGCCGCTGATCGCGGAGAAGTGGACGAAGACGTCCGGGCCTCCACCATCCTGCTCGATGAAGCCGAAGCCCTTCTCGCCGTTGAACCACTTGACTTTGCCGGTTGCCATGAATCTCCTCGATACCGCGGCCACACCCACCTTCTGGGGACGTGTGCGCCTGCCCACTATCGCACGACCACCCGCCCGTGACCTACCTCTAATCGTCCAGGTCGCAGCCGCGGCCCGGAAAGAGTGCCGTGAAGGGGGCGGCGATCCCGCGATACGGACGGACTAGGCCTGCTCGTCGTAGCGCAGCCGTGCGGCCTGAACGGCGTT from Catenulispora sp. GP43 includes these protein-coding regions:
- a CDS encoding cytochrome P450, which codes for MTLADSSTEVLAVPAERGACPFDPPPAYDRAREHDPVAPVRLFDGTTAWMLTRHQDVRAVLQDRRFSADATKAGFPFLSPGRRELATGSPTFIRMDDPEHARLRRMLTSDFIIKRVEEMRPQVRAIAVELLDAMTRGRDHADLVTEFALPLPSLVICLLLGVPYEDHAYFQKCSSTLLNANSSADQVHQAREDLNAYIKQLAESKRAGGDEDIIGRLMRREDLSPDEVATMGTLLLVAGHETTANMTSLSILTLLRDPEQMARLREDNSLIRGAVEELLRYLSIVHTGLPRVATEDVEVNGRTIRAGDGVLLMINTANRDSEAFPGADALDVGRDARRHLAFGFGVHQCLGQPLARAELQIALDVLLNGLPNLRLAVPFEQIPFRHDMLIYGVHRLPIAW
- a CDS encoding ferredoxin, which produces MRVQADRTKCMGAGMCALNAPEVFDQDEEEGLVVVLDAEPPAQRRFAVRDAAQLCPASAISLVEDEG
- a CDS encoding helix-turn-helix domain-containing protein, with the translated sequence MDSLKLLAHPVRLRIIHALRGGRVLTAGALGDRVGDVSRATVYRHLDLLTEAGVLEVAEERRVRGAAERHYRLHSGRAGLDPERLAALTKDDHRVGFAAATAALQAEFAAYLEDQDSDPTADLVGYRQHAVWLSREELQTLIEALRAAILPVLENEATAERAQYLLSPILFPIDRS
- a CDS encoding RNA polymerase-binding protein RbpA; translated protein: MSRSSGIRGSRIGAGPMGESDRGNSVERVVVTFWCADGHSTPAVFAAEAVVPETWECQTCGQPAGLDRENPPPAATAAPFKTHLAYVRERRSDADGEKLLAEALAKLRQGR
- a CDS encoding serine protease, with product MLKRTAAMFAAAAVTITAALTLTAGTASAGTATAGPATAPRPAAVHVTLASTIALDDCSASLVRYPNSQAGDQALMLTAGHCFEGGMPSAGQVLQNVPSSRSGTLLDGSGGELGTVQADKLLYATMTNTDISVYELTDTFATLQSEYGVTPLTISAGHPVSGDTIAIPSAYWDRTWSCTLNGFAATVEEDQWTWHDSLRYGRTGCAVIGGSSGSPDVDTSTGQVVGVNNTINENGQKCTLDNPCEVGANGTITYRRGQGYGQETYWITTCLNASRAIDLTVSGCLLPRP
- a CDS encoding cold-shock protein yields the protein MATGKVKWFNGEKGFGFIEQDGGGPDVFVHFSAISGSGYRNLEENQAVEFNVTQGPKGPQAEDVRGL